The Mycoplasmopsis caviae sequence CTTTAAATATTTTCATAAATTATCTATCCTTTCTTTACATCCTTTGTGATGATGTTTCACTAAATTCAACAGATGAAACTAATGATTCTTCTTCATCTTCTTCATTTCCAACTTGTTTCATATCTAATTTTTCATTTTGACTAAAGAAATCATACAAGTCATAATCATTAAAGAAATTAATAAATTCTTTTGGTTTCATTTCCTTAATTTCATTATGAATATCGTTAACTTGAATATACTCAGTGTTGAAAGGTTTCGTCATAATATCAGTTAAAATATATTTAAATTGGCTTTGTAATCCATTTTCCTTTAAGTCTTCATCAACTACTTCATAAAAATATCCTTTTTCATAAATACCGGCATCATTCATAACATCTATTGCTTCCATTGAAGATAGAATTTTCTTCAACGCCTTATCATCTTCTTTATAATTACCAAGTTTGGGCAAGTTAGTTACAAATGTTTCAATGCCATCAATGTCTTCTGGTTTTATAGTTGGAAGATGTTCAATAACGCCTATATAGGTCAATTCAATAACATCAATAGCAACATTAGTTAAATCAATTTCAATTTTTGATCTATCAAAGTCCCCCTTATTATTGCCCAAATCATCAAGGTATTTGAAGATATTGGTTACCTTATTAACATAATTTTCTCTAATTTTATTATTAGCACTAAGATTAGCGATTTTTTCAAGTGTTTTTAAATCCACTTTACTTTTGTAGTATTCTAATTTTTCTTTTATTAATTTTTCGTCTTTAAATATTTTCATATTTTCTCCTTAATTTAGATTGTTGTATTTGTTCCAAAAACTTCATTAAAGGCTTCCTGGCTTGTAAAACTATGAATAAGTAATGATGAAATCATTAATAATCCCAAACCTGAAACAACGGCTATAATTAAAGCAATTTTTCATCCAGGATAGAGTGATCTAAACTTACTTCTATCTCTTTTATCTTTACTAAAACAATCTTTATAATCTCTAAATATTGTTACCATTGATGAGATAAAAATAATTAGTAAGAATAGAATACAAACAATAAAACCAGATACAATCATAGTTTTCTCCTTTAATCAAATTTTGAATAAAAAAATAACAAAAAATAATGAACCTATATTTATATAAGTTTCACTACTTTTTGTTATAAAAGTATTTATATTGTTTTTTAATATAGTCTTGCACTTTGTTCAAAACTACGACAATGAATTTGGGTTTTATAAAGTTATTTTATCTACTCAATGTCTTCACTATTACATTGTTCAATAAAATTTTCTAATTCTTCCTGCACAATAGGAGAAGTATCATCCAAGACTGCAAAATGGAAAGGTTGAGATTCTTCAGTTTTTACAATCTCTTCTCTTAAATATTCAATTTCTTCTTCTTTTAACTTATTAGGGTCATATTTTAAAA is a genomic window containing:
- a CDS encoding Mbov_0392 family ICE element protein yields the protein MKIFKDEKLIKEKLEYYKSKVDLKTLEKIANLSANNKIRENYVNKVTNIFKYLDDLGNNKGDFDRSKIEIDLTNVAIDVIELTYIGVIEHLPTIKPEDIDGIETFVTNLPKLGNYKEDDKALKKILSSMEAIDVMNDAGIYEKGYFYEVVDEDLKENGLQSQFKYILTDIMTKPFNTEYIQVNDIHNEIKEMKPKEFINFFNDYDLYDFFSQNEKLDMKQVGNEEDEEESLVSSVEFSETSSQRM